From one Solanum lycopersicum chromosome 12, SLM_r2.1 genomic stretch:
- the LOC104644870 gene encoding uncharacterized protein, translated as MEKKLKDKKWSYEKRSPLQDLNVIPRCKSKSSTIEAPRGRLPFLISSSSSSSSASSSSSSRTHFHKTPKVSSKISNPVPKSTCLRSKSTNENDLPRLITQKPKKNPPFLSGKKPISRKSNLSNPVKKSSYGSVRLGVKPKILKQKVEGNGSGEKIQLFDFDCNLTSFENCTPLGKLSSGSGIDCATLDHTCNVENSNTTSNTTKTPPIEASVSPEIQCGLSTGLFSAATPCYAAGHVLSGVTDKRKCRPRGVLTIGNLIDSSDCEKASCSEDRKCEGAGRNEVLNKSRRDSLIPLPALASMHWLLSPCRENNDVCCEGESVNEFRMLNGSATSELPYSTSICSGSTSDSVHNRAKARIVLVSPESTKLKDPSSDEMGRTLFPSYPLDISCCHNVEVPDEWKCSCSLVRENSPCSTASLSSGNVIQTPKSDLSSGKCGGFSWLRPGDHRDNVGDELDSVADFLHKTSLSPMTQPSALDPPNLHFKFNSSSWVSDSSLENISQSQMRISWRDGIVSQTLKIDDLDCCRCLSDDENVGYCYTDVKTNVGVESSPHGENDLLPESGSQSPEFVEHKHELSRNGKLRSPLPEANPCAESIQTEGGGLVSSAESDWTHSCNTQLYHI; from the coding sequence atggagaaaaagctcaaggaTAAGAAATGGAGTTATGAAAAGAGAAGCCCTTTGCAAGATCTGAATGTTATTCCCAGATGTAAAAGTAAGAGTAGCACCATTGAAGCCCCTCGAGGTCGTCTTCCTTTTctcatctcttcttcttcttcttcttcgtctgcttcttcatcttcttcttccaGAACGCATTTCCATAAAACACCGAAAGTTTCTTCGAAAATTTCAAATCCAGTGCCTAAATCTACATGTTTGAGATCTAAATCCACCAACGAGAATGATTTACCAAGACTCATTACGCAAAAACCCAAAAAGAACCCACCTTTCCTATCTGGGAAGAAACCCATCTCCCGAAAGTCAAATCTGAGCAATCCTGTGAAGAAATCGTCATATGGGTCGGTTAGATTGGGGGTTAAACCCAAGATTTTGAAGCAAAAGGTGGAAGGTAATGGCTCAGGTGAGAAAATTCagctttttgattttgattgtaATTTGACTAGTTTTGAGAATTGTACACCTCTTGGTAAATTATCATCTGGTTCTGGTATTGATTGTGCAACTTTAGATCATACTTGTAATGTAGAGAACTCAAATACTACTAGTAATACTACAAAAACACCTCCCATTGAGGCTTCAGTGTCACCTGAAATACAATGTGGGCTATCCACTGGGTTGTTTTCAGCTGCAACACCTTGTTATGCTGCTGGTCATGTTCTCTCTGGTGTTACTGATAAAAGGAAGTGTAGGCCTAGAGGTGTTCTCACTATAGGAAACTTAATTGATTCGTCAGATTGCGAAAAAGCCAGTTGCTCAGAGGATAGGAAGTGTGAGGGGGCTGGAAGGAATGAGGTACTTAACAAGTCTAGAAGAGATTCTTTGATTCCTTTGCCTGCATTGGCTTCTATGCATTGGCTTTTATCTCCTTGCCGTGAGAATAATGACGTCTGTTGTGAGGGTGAATCTGTTAACGAGTTTAGGATGTTGAATGGATCTGCCACGTCTGAGTTGCCGTATTCAACTTCAATATGTTCTGGGAGTACTTCTGATTCAGTACATAACAGAGCAAAAGCTCGGATTGTTTTGGTCTCTCCTGAAAGTACTAAACTTAAAGATCCATCGTCTGACGAGATGGGGAGGACTTTGTTTCCATCTTATCCCCTGGATATATCTTGTTGTCATAATGTGGAAGTCCCGGATGAGTGGAAATGTTCGTGCAGTCTTGTTAGAGAAAATTCTCCATGCTCAACGGCTTCTTTGAGCAGTGGGAATGTTATTCAAACCCCCAAATCAGATTTGAGCTCAGGCAAGTGTGGTGGCTTTTCATGGTTACGCCCAGGTGATCATCGAGACAACGTTGGGGATGAACTTGATTCAGTGGCAGATTTTCTTCACAAAACAAGTTTATCACCTATGACTCAACCGTCAGCTTTAGATCCGCCTAATCTGCATTTTAAGTTTAATAGTTCTTCTTGGGTGTCTGACTCCTCATTAGAAAATATATCACAATCTCAAATGAGAATCTCATGGAGAGATGGGATAGTGAGTCAGACTCTTAAGATTGATGATTTAGATTGCTGCAGATGTTTATCAGATGATGAGAATGTGGGCTACTGTTACACTGACGTAAAGACAAATGTTGGTGTTGAATCTAGCCCCCATGGAGAAAATGATCTTTTACCTGAGAGTGGTTCTCAATCTCCTGAATTTGTAGAGCACAAACACGAGCTTTCTCGGAATGGAAAGTTAAGGTCTCCTCTTCCAGAAGCTAATCCATGTGCAGAGTCCATACAGACTGAAGGTGGTGGTTTAGTTTCATCTGCAGAGTCTGACTGGACCCATAGTTGTAATACTCAGTTGTATCACATTTGA